From Uloborus diversus isolate 005 chromosome 8, Udiv.v.3.1, whole genome shotgun sequence, a single genomic window includes:
- the LOC129227532 gene encoding LOW QUALITY PROTEIN: protein tyrosine phosphatase type IVA 1-like (The sequence of the model RefSeq protein was modified relative to this genomic sequence to represent the inferred CDS: deleted 1 base in 1 codon): MTSMKQKSMRPGPSEITYKNMKFLIMDRPTDSTIPALLEELKRRNVKDVVRVCEATYSTELLEREGISVLDWPFDDGFPPPAKIVDDWFDLLRTRFKEDPDCFVAVHCVAGLGRAPVLVALALIELGMKYEDAVELIRQKRRGAINAKQLQYLEKYRPKSRFKDENGHKQCIIQ; this comes from the exons ATGACCAGTATGAAGCAAAAATCAATGCGACCCGGGCCATCAGAAATTACCtacaaaaacatgaaatttttaattatggaCAGGCCAACAGATTCAACCATTCCTGCCTTACTTGAG gAACTGAAAAGAAGGAATGTGAAAGATGTTGTCCGAGTTTGTGAAGCTACTTATAGTACCGAATTGTTGGAAAGAGAAGGGATCAGTGTTTTG GATTGGCCATTTGATGATGGCTTTCCACCACCTGCTAAAATCGTGGATGACTGGTTTGATTTACTTCGAACAAGATTTAAAGAAGATCCTGATTGTTTTGTTGCTGTTCATTGCGTTGCTGGATTAGGCCG ggCTCCAGTTTTAGTTGCTCTGGCTTTAATAGAATTGGGAATGAAGTATGAAGATGCGGTAGAATTAATCAGGCA GAAAAGGCGGGGAGCAATAAATGCAAAACAGTTGCAATATCTGGAAAAATATCGTCCAAAATCCCGTTTTAAAGATGAG AATGGCCACAAGCAATGTATTATTcagtaa